The Gouania willdenowi chromosome 20, fGouWil2.1, whole genome shotgun sequence genome window below encodes:
- the LOC114454130 gene encoding receptor activity-modifying protein 3 isoform X2: MMSGMSATDSFSTEPTLPRPRKVCNESRLKWEMEVCGEDFKKDMAHIEPQHWCNLTHFISEYHLFTHCTERKSLIVDCYWPNPLVESYIIRIHKHFFSNCTLEQVVWVDPPDDTLTILILIPVFLTLAMISLVVWCSKRSDILA, from the exons ATGATGAGCGGGATGTCAG CCACAGACAGCTTCAGCACTGAGCCTACGCTGCCTCGGCCCAGGAAAGTGTGCAATGAGTCACGTTTAAAGTGGGAGATGGAGGTCTGTGGGGAGGACTTTAAGAAGGACATGGCTCACATCGAACCTCAGCACTGGTGTAACCTCACACACTTCATCAG TGAGTACCATCTCTTCACGCACTGCACGGAAAGAAAGTCCCTCATCGTGGACTGCTACTGGCCCAACCCGCTGGTAGAGAGCTACATCATCCGCATACACAAGCACTTTTTCTCCAACTGCACTTTGGAGCAGGTGGTGTGGGTCGACCCTCCGGATGACACGTTGACCATCCTCATTCTCATCCCTGTTTTCCTCACCTTGGCCATGATCTCCCTGGTGGTCTGGTGCAGCAAGAGGAGTGACATCCTAGCTTGA
- the LOC114454130 gene encoding receptor activity-modifying protein 3 isoform X1 produces MDTNEFAVLKLFVVGILVNAWMMSGMSATDSFSTEPTLPRPRKVCNESRLKWEMEVCGEDFKKDMAHIEPQHWCNLTHFISEYHLFTHCTERKSLIVDCYWPNPLVESYIIRIHKHFFSNCTLEQVVWVDPPDDTLTILILIPVFLTLAMISLVVWCSKRSDILA; encoded by the exons TCAACGCCTGGATGATGAGCGGGATGTCAG CCACAGACAGCTTCAGCACTGAGCCTACGCTGCCTCGGCCCAGGAAAGTGTGCAATGAGTCACGTTTAAAGTGGGAGATGGAGGTCTGTGGGGAGGACTTTAAGAAGGACATGGCTCACATCGAACCTCAGCACTGGTGTAACCTCACACACTTCATCAG TGAGTACCATCTCTTCACGCACTGCACGGAAAGAAAGTCCCTCATCGTGGACTGCTACTGGCCCAACCCGCTGGTAGAGAGCTACATCATCCGCATACACAAGCACTTTTTCTCCAACTGCACTTTGGAGCAGGTGGTGTGGGTCGACCCTCCGGATGACACGTTGACCATCCTCATTCTCATCCCTGTTTTCCTCACCTTGGCCATGATCTCCCTGGTGGTCTGGTGCAGCAAGAGGAGTGACATCCTAGCTTGA